Within Ralstonia pickettii DTP0602, the genomic segment CTGCTGATGGCCACGTGGAAGCTGGCCCCGGCGCTGGCGGCCGGCAACTGCGTGGTGCTCAAGCCCGCCGAGCAGACCCCCGCCTCGATCCTGGTGCTGATGGAACTGATCGGCGACCTGCTGCCGCCGGGCGTGGTCAACGTGATCAACGGCTTCGGGCTGGAAGCCGGCAAGCCGCTGGCATCGAGCCCGCGCATCAGCAAGGTGGCCTTCACCGGCGAGACCACCACCGGGCGCCTGATCATGCAATACGCCTCGCAGAACCTGATCCCGGTGACGCTGGAACTGGGCGGCAAGTCGCCGAACATCTTCTTCGAGGACGTGCTGGCCGCCGACGACGCCTTCTTCGACAAGGCGCTGGAAGGCTTCGCCATGTTCGCGCTGAACCAGGGCGAGGTCTGCACCTGCCCGTCGCGCGCGCTGATCCAGGAATCGATCTACGACCGCTTCATGGAGCGCGCGCTCAAGCGCGTGGCGGCGATCCGCCAGGGGCATCCGCTCGACAAGGGCACCATGATCGGCGCGCAGGCATCGGCCGAACAACTCGAGAAGATCCTGTCGTACATCGACCTGGGACGCAAGGAAGGCGCGCAGTGCCTGACAGGCGGCGAGCGCAATGCGCTGGACGGCGACCTCGCCGGCGGCTACTACGTGAAGCCGACGGTATTCGCCGGCCACAACAAGATGCGCATCTTCCAGGAAGAGATCTTCGGGCCGGTGGTCTCGGTGACGACCTTCAAGGACGAGGAAGAAGCCCTGGCGATCGCCAACGACACGCTCTACGGCCTGGGCGCAGGCGTGTGGACGCGTGACGGCGCGCGCGCATTCCGCATGGGGCGCGGCATCCAGGCTGGCCGCGTGTGGACCAACTGCTACCATGCCTATCCGGCGCATGCGGCGTTCGGGGGATACAAGCAGTCCGGCATCGGCCGTGAGAACCATCGCATGATGCTCGATCACTACCAGCAAACCAAGAACCTGCTGGTGAGCTACAGCCCCAACGCTCTCGGATTTTTCTGACGATGCGCAAGGCACGCTGCCATGTGCGTGCCATGATCGGATTGAGCCCCGCGGGCGCGGGGCCAACCCGATCAGGGAGTCATTCAAGGAGTCGAGATGCCTGCCATGATGAAAGCTGCAGTGGTGCGAGAGTTCGGCGCGCCGCTGACGATCGATGAAGTTCCTGTTCCGCAACCCGGTCCCGGCCAGATCCAGGTGAAGATTGAGGCCTCCGGTGTCTGCCACACCGACCTGCACGCCGCCGACGGCGACTGGCCGGTCAAACCCACGCTGCCCTTTATCCCCGGCCATGAAGGCGTGGGCTTTGTCTCTGCCGTCGGCAGCGGCGTCACCCGCGTGAAGGAAGGCGACCGCGTCGGCGTGCCCTGGCTGTACAGTGCCTGCGGCTATTGCGAGCACTGCCTGCAGGGCTGGGAGACGCTGTGCGAGAAGCAGCAGAACACCGGTTATTCCGTCAACGGCGGCTACGGTGAATATGTCGTTGCCGATCCCAACTACGTGGGCCTGCTGCCCGACAAGATCGGCTTTGTCGAGATCGCGCCGATCCTGTGCGCGGGCGTCACGGTCTACAAGGGCCTGAAGGTCACCGATACGCGGCCGGGCCAGTGGGTGGTGATCTCCGGCATCGGCGGCCTGGGCCACGTGGCTGTGCAGTATGCGCGGGCGATGGGGCTGCGCGTGGCCGCGGTGGACATCGATGACGAGAAGCTCGCACTCGCAAGCCGGCTCGGCGCGGAGGCGACCGTCAACGCGCGCACTACCGATCCTGCCGCGTGGCTGCAGAAAGAGATCGGCGGCGCACATGGCGTGCTGGTGACCGCGGTGTCGCCGATCGCGTTCTCGCAGGCCATCGGCATGGTGCGCCGCGGCGGCACGATCGCGCTCAACGGCCTGCCGCCGGGCGAGTTCGCCACGCCGATCTTCGACGTGGTGCTCAAGGGCATCACCATCCGCGGCTCCATCGTCGGCACGCGCAGCGATCTGCAGGAGTCGCTGGACTTTGCCGCGCATGGCGACGTCAAGGCCACGGTGTCGACCGCGAAACTCGACGATATCAACGATGTGCTCGGGCGACTGCGCGAGGGCAAGATCGAAGGGCGCGTGGTGCTGGACCTGGCCGCGTGAGCGGGAGACAGGCCATGCCGTCATTCGTTCCTGGTTCGGCCGATGCGCCTGTTGCGCGCGTCGTTGCGACGCCCGCCGCGCTCGCGCTGGTCGCGCAACTGCGCGCGCGGCATGGCCCGCTGATGTTCCACCAGTCCGGCGGCTGCTGCGACGGCAGTGCGCCGATGTGCTACCCGGCCGGCGAACTGCTGGTGGGGCAGGCTGATGTGTGCCTGGGCGAGATCGGCGGCGCGCCGTTCTATATGACGCGCGCGCAGTTCGAGTACTGGCAGCACACGCGGCTGGTGATAGACGTGGTGCCGGGGGCGGGTGGGATGTTTTCGCTGGAGGGGCCGACTGGGCTGCGGTTTCTGACGCGGTCGGAGTTGTTCAGTGATGAGGAGGCGGCTTGGCTGGCTGCGCAGGCGGGGTTGTGAGCTGCCTCACTGTTCGCGCTAGCCAACTGGGTGCTCCCTCTCCCGTTTGCGGGAGAGGGAGCAAACGGGAGATGAAACGCGTCAGCGCTTGTGCAACGCCTCAGCCCTCAGACCCCGGCTCGTCATCCAGCCCTTCCTTCAACCTCCGATAGATCGTATTGCGCGAAACCCCCAGCTCGCGGGCGGCATGACTGACATTGCCACCATGCCGCGCCAGCGTCTGGCGGATAACGCCCGCTTCCCAGTCGCGCATGCGCCCGGCGGCTGCCGCGGTCCCGGTCGCTGGCGTTGACCGGGCAGCCGACGTGTCCTCACAGCGTTCCGCGTCGTCGTCGCACTCCTGCTCAAACCCTTCCGGCAGGTGCTCGCAGCCGATCTCCGCCTCCCCTTCCGCCAGGATCGCCGCCGTTCGCAACACATTGGCAAGCTGCCGGATATTCCCCGGCCACGGATGCCGCCGCAGCAGCGCCAGCACCTCTGCGCCAACTCGCAACGGCACCTCCGTGCCAGTCTCTTCCCGTTGCCGCTGCAAAATGCGCTCCACCAGCACCGGCAGGTCGCTGCGCTCGCACAGCGACGGCAGCGTCACGGCTAGCGCATTGATGCGGTAGTACAGGTCCTCACGGAAGGAACCATCGGCAATCATCGCCCGCAGGTCCCGGTGGGTGGCACAGACCACCCGCACATCAACCGGCATCGCGCGCGCACCGCCCAGCGGCGTGACCGCGCGCTCCTGCAGCACCCGCATCAGCCGCACCTGCTGCGCCAGCGGCATGTCGCCGATCTCGTCGAGGAACAGCGTGCCGCCATGCGCCTGCGCCAGCTTGCCTACGCAGCCGCGGCGGCGCGCGCCGGTGAAGGCACCCTCTTCGTAGCCGAACAGCTCGGCCTCGATCAGCGACTCGGGGATGGCCGCGCAGTTGACAGCGACAAAAGGCCCGTTGCCGCGCGGCGAGGCGGCGTGGATGGCGCGCGCCAGCCATTCCTTGCCGGTGCCGGTGCGGCCCTGGACCAGGATGGGAATATCGCGCCCGCTGACCTTGCGCACGCGGCGCAGCACCGCGGCCACGGCGGCATCGCCGGTGTCGAGCGCGGCCAGCGCCGGCGGCAGCGGGTCGTCGGCGACTGGCTGGCGCACCGTCACCGGCGCGGCCAGGTATTCGACGCGCGCGAACACCTGGACCCGGCTCGGCAGCGTCAGCACCTGCAGCGATCCGGCCGAGGTGGCGCGCGCCTGCATCGCCACGCGCACCGGCTGGCCGAACAGCTCGGCGAATCCAGACAGCGCCAGCGCCTGCGGCGCCAGCCCGAGCTGGAACAGCCCGCTGCGGTTGGCGGCCAGGAAGGCGCCGTCGGGCGTGAACGCCGCCATGCCCTCGAACAGCGTGCCGACGAACTCCGGGCGCGCATGAAAGCGCACCAGCACCGCCTCGGGGAAATGGTTGGCGAACAGGTGGTTCTCGATCATCTGCGCCGACATGCGCACCAGCGCCATGGTGTGGCGATGGAAGCCGCGATGGTCGCCGCTGACGTCGAGCGCGCCCAGGATCGCGCCGGTCGGGCCGGCGATCGGCGCGCACGAGCAGGTGAGCTGGTGGTTGGCCTGCAGGAAGTGCTCGCTGGCGTGGATGATGGTGGGACGGGCCTCGGCCAGCGCGGTGCCGATGGCGTTGGTGCCCTTGCTGGGTTCGGCCCATGACACGCCCGGCGCCAGCGCCACGCGCCGGGCGCGCCCGACGAAATCGCCGTCGCCCAGGCTGTGCAGGATCACGCCGCTGCTGTCGGTCAGCAGCACCATGCTGTCGGTATTGGCGATCTGCGCGTGCAGGGTCTCCATCACCGGCAGCGCATGGCGGTACAGGTCGCGGCTGGCATCGACCAGTTCGCCCAGTGCGCGCACGCCGGCGATGTCGAAGTCCGGCGCATGGCGCGCGTCGAGTCCGAAGCCGGCCGAGCGCGCATGGGAGCGGGCGATCAGGCCGGCGCGGTCGGCGTCGGCCGGGTCGACGGCCTGGAGCGCAGCGTCGGCGGCAGGATGGTCAGCAGAACGGGCGGCACGATGCATGACGGCGGGTCTCCTGTGCTGGCAGACGGCGCGCATCGCAAAAGGCTTAGCGGCCGCTGCCCTGCCGTCCCGTGTCGCGTACCGTGCAGGCGTGTGCTGCGGCAGGCCGGGCGGCTTTATCCGGCAACCATAGCACAGGGCGGGGCCCCTGTATCAGGCCCGGCGGCCCGGGCCCGCGCCATCAGCGTTTTTCGTCGAGCAGGTCGTTCAGGATCTCGTCGAACGTGGCCTGCGCGTCCTCCAGCGCCTGCAGGGCCGCATCGAAGGTCTGCAGTGCGAGCTTGGACGGCTTGCCGCTGCCCTGCGGCGGGTAGTGGGCCTGCAGGGCGGTGAATGCCACCTGGACCTGCCGCGTCGCCGCGACGACGCGTTCCATTGCCTGCGCCTCTTCGGCGCGGTACTGCTCGTGCTTCTGCTCGCTCATGCTTGTCAGCTCCGTTTGCGCGTCGTTGGGTGTGGGGGGTGCGCGCGCCTGAATGAGGCATATCGTACAAGAACTGCGCCGGCTGGCTTGCGCTGCGGCCTCGCGCCTGACAAAAATGAGGTAGGCTGCGCGGCTAGGCGGCAAGGCCTGCGCCCCCGGGGCGCCACGCCAGGCCGCGACACCGTGGACGAGCCATGAAATTCCCCACCCGCCGCGCGCTGGCGGCAGCGCTGGTCACCGCCGGCGGCTTCGCCAGCTACTGGACCTACCTGACGCTCAACCAGGAACGGCTGTTGTTCGCCGTGCGCCGGCGCCCGCCGCGCGACCTGCCCGACGGCATCATCGGCTATTCGCACCGGATCCCCGGCGGCGTGGTGCGCGGCTACATCTACCAGGCGCCCGGCGACACCGTGCTCGACCTCTTGTTCTACCTGCCCGGCCGCGGAGAGGATGTGCTCGAAACGCTGCAATACGCGCGTTGGCTGCCGGCCGGCATGGGCTTCGCCACCTACGACTACCGCGGCCTGGGTCATTCCGACGGCCGCCCGTCCGAGGCCGCCGCGGTGGCTGATGCCAGCCAGTTCCTGCTGCACGTGCGACGTGTCTTTCCCGACACCCGCGTGCATGTGGTGGGCCGCAGCCTTGGCACCGGTGTCGCGATCCAGCTGGCGGACCTGCAGGATTTCGAGAGCCTGCAGTTGGTCACGCCCTACGACTCGCTGCTGGAGCTGGTGGGCAAGCGTTTCCCACTGGTGCCGCTGCGCCAGCTGATGCGTCACCATTTCGATTCGATCTCGCACTGCAAGAAGGTCGTGCAGAGCACCAAGGTGCTGCTGGCCGAGACCGACGAGGTGGTACCACACGAGTGCTCCGAGCGCCTGATGGCCGCATGGCCCGGACCGGTGGCGCTGCAGACCATGCCAGGCACGGATCACTTCACCATCATCGAACGCGAGGAAACCTGGCTGGCGTTGTGCGAATTCGCGCAGCAAAACAGCGAGGCCCGCTTGCGCGTCGGGGCGGCGCAGCCCGAGGAAGCGCCGGCATTACCGGCATTACCGGCATTACCCCCAGCACCGGCAGCACCGGCCGAACACGACGAGGACGGCTGCCCGCTGCCGCTGGCCGCGTCCCGATAACCGCTACGACGGCA encodes:
- a CDS encoding alpha/beta hydrolase (K06889: K06889), which produces MKFPTRRALAAALVTAGGFASYWTYLTLNQERLLFAVRRRPPRDLPDGIIGYSHRIPGGVVRGYIYQAPGDTVLDLLFYLPGRGEDVLETLQYARWLPAGMGFATYDYRGLGHSDGRPSEAAAVADASQFLLHVRRVFPDTRVHVVGRSLGTGVAIQLADLQDFESLQLVTPYDSLLELVGKRFPLVPLRQLMRHHFDSISHCKKVVQSTKVLLAETDEVVPHECSERLMAAWPGPVALQTMPGTDHFTIIEREETWLALCEFAQQNSEARLRVGAAQPEEAPALPALPALPPAPAAPAEHDEDGCPLPLAASR
- a CDS encoding acetaldehyde dehydrogenase (K09959: K09959; hypothetical protein), whose protein sequence is MPSFVPGSADAPVARVVATPAALALVAQLRARHGPLMFHQSGGCCDGSAPMCYPAGELLVGQADVCLGEIGGAPFYMTRAQFEYWQHTRLVIDVVPGAGGMFSLEGPTGLRFLTRSELFSDEEAAWLAAQAGL
- a CDS encoding betaine-aldehyde dehydrogenase (catalyzes the formation of betaine from betaine aldehyde~K00128: E1.2.1.3; aldehyde dehydrogenase (NAD+) [EC:1.2.1.3]) gives rise to the protein MNMAEIAQLGVSNPYKQQYENFIGGAWVPPAGGEYFESITPITGKPFTRVPRSNQQDVDAALDAAHAAKAAWARTSTTERANILNRIADRIEANLTLLAVAETIDNGKPVRETCAADLPLAVDHFRYFASCIRSQEGGISEIDADTVAYHFHEPLGVVGQIIPWNFPLLMATWKLAPALAAGNCVVLKPAEQTPASILVLMELIGDLLPPGVVNVINGFGLEAGKPLASSPRISKVAFTGETTTGRLIMQYASQNLIPVTLELGGKSPNIFFEDVLAADDAFFDKALEGFAMFALNQGEVCTCPSRALIQESIYDRFMERALKRVAAIRQGHPLDKGTMIGAQASAEQLEKILSYIDLGRKEGAQCLTGGERNALDGDLAGGYYVKPTVFAGHNKMRIFQEEIFGPVVSVTTFKDEEEALAIANDTLYGLGAGVWTRDGARAFRMGRGIQAGRVWTNCYHAYPAHAAFGGYKQSGIGRENHRMMLDHYQQTKNLLVSYSPNALGFF
- a CDS encoding Fis family transcriptional regulator is translated as MHRAARSADHPAADAALQAVDPADADRAGLIARSHARSAGFGLDARHAPDFDIAGVRALGELVDASRDLYRHALPVMETLHAQIANTDSMVLLTDSSGVILHSLGDGDFVGRARRVALAPGVSWAEPSKGTNAIGTALAEARPTIIHASEHFLQANHQLTCSCAPIAGPTGAILGALDVSGDHRGFHRHTMALVRMSAQMIENHLFANHFPEAVLVRFHARPEFVGTLFEGMAAFTPDGAFLAANRSGLFQLGLAPQALALSGFAELFGQPVRVAMQARATSAGSLQVLTLPSRVQVFARVEYLAAPVTVRQPVADDPLPPALAALDTGDAAVAAVLRRVRKVSGRDIPILVQGRTGTGKEWLARAIHAASPRGNGPFVAVNCAAIPESLIEAELFGYEEGAFTGARRRGCVGKLAQAHGGTLFLDEIGDMPLAQQVRLMRVLQERAVTPLGGARAMPVDVRVVCATHRDLRAMIADGSFREDLYYRINALAVTLPSLCERSDLPVLVERILQRQREETGTEVPLRVGAEVLALLRRHPWPGNIRQLANVLRTAAILAEGEAEIGCEHLPEGFEQECDDDAERCEDTSAARSTPATGTAAAAGRMRDWEAGVIRQTLARHGGNVSHAARELGVSRNTIYRRLKEGLDDEPGSEG
- a CDS encoding alcohol dehydrogenase (K13953: adhP; alcohol dehydrogenase, propanol-preferring [EC:1.1.1.1]), encoding MPAMMKAAVVREFGAPLTIDEVPVPQPGPGQIQVKIEASGVCHTDLHAADGDWPVKPTLPFIPGHEGVGFVSAVGSGVTRVKEGDRVGVPWLYSACGYCEHCLQGWETLCEKQQNTGYSVNGGYGEYVVADPNYVGLLPDKIGFVEIAPILCAGVTVYKGLKVTDTRPGQWVVISGIGGLGHVAVQYARAMGLRVAAVDIDDEKLALASRLGAEATVNARTTDPAAWLQKEIGGAHGVLVTAVSPIAFSQAIGMVRRGGTIALNGLPPGEFATPIFDVVLKGITIRGSIVGTRSDLQESLDFAAHGDVKATVSTAKLDDINDVLGRLREGKIEGRVVLDLAA